A genomic window from Labrus bergylta chromosome 7, fLabBer1.1, whole genome shotgun sequence includes:
- the ptpn9a gene encoding tyrosine-protein phosphatase non-receptor type 9 has product MAATLSVEEEQATRQFLEEINKWTSQHGVSPLSRELAVKFLMARKFDVLRAIELFHSYRETRLKEGIVRLQPQEEPLRSELLSGKFTVLSVRDPSGASIALYTAKLHHPNKTGNHVVLQALFYLLDRAVESFETQRNGLVFIYDMAGSNYTNFELDLSKKILNLLKGAFPARLKKVLIVGAPVWFRVPYNLLSLLLKEKLRERVQMVKMADLRQHLPRDCLPQHLGGLLPLESFSWNQQLLAGQNGRVDPVDELVGIPIEDASIHVPGPESMRPQELLTHLGRLQRSGIHLEYEELRKEPPTGTFHCAQSVYNQERNRYGDVLCLDQTRVRLKPRRNERSDYINASFMDGYKQRSAYIGTQGPLEKTYSDFWRMVWEQNVLVVVMTTRTEEGSRRKCGQYWPLEEGGQEVYGHMAVVNQRVDHHTHYNHTTLELHNTETCEQRQVSHFQYLSWPDYGVPTSAVTLIDFLGAVKRQQRKMVKALGLQWTGHPMGPPMVVHCSAGIGRTGTFCALDICLSQLADVGSLNVCQTVRRMRTQRAFSIQTPDQYYFCYNAILEHAQRQGLLPSNQ; this is encoded by the exons GCTACCAGGCAGTTTCTGGAGGAAATCAACAAGTGGACCAGTCAGCATGGTGTGTCACCGCTGTCCAGGGAATTGGCCGTCAAGTTCCTCATGGCTCGCAAGTTTGATGTTCTCCGGGCGATTGAGCTTTTCCACAGCTACAGG gAAACACGTCTGAAAGAAGGAATAGTCCGACTTCAGCCGCAGGAAGAACCTCTGCGCTCGGAGCTGCTCAGTGGAAAGTTCACTGTGTTG AGTGTCCGGGACCCCTCAGGCGCCTCCATCGCCTTGTACACGGCTAAGCTTCATCACCCAAACAAGACAGGGAACCATGTGGTGCTTCAGGCCCTCTTCTACCTCCTGGATCGGGCCGTGGAAAG CTTCGAGACCCAGAGGAATGGCTTGGTGTTCATCTACGACATGGCCGGCTCCAACTACACAAACTTTGAGCTTGACCTGAGCAAGAAGATCCTCAACCTTCTAAAG GGGGCGTTCCCAGCAAGGCTGAAGAAGGTGTTGATTGTTGGGGCCCCTGTGTGGTTTCGAGTGCCCTACAATCTGCTCAGCCTGCTGCTCAAGGAGAAACTGAGAGAGAGG GTTCAGATGGTGAAAATGGCTGATCTGCGGCAACACCTCCCCAGAGACTGTCTCCCCCAGCACCTCGGGGGCCTGCTGCCTCTCGAGTCATTCAGCTGGAATCAGCAGCTGCTGGCGGGTCAGAACGGCCGGGTCGACCCGGTGGACGAGCTGGTGGGCATCCCTATCGAAGATGCCTCCATTCACGTGCCCGGTCCAGAGTCCATGCGCCCACAGGAGCTGCTGACACACCTTGGGAGGCTGCAGCGCTCAGGCATTCATTTAGAGTATGAGGAGCTCCGTAAAGAACCTCCGACTGGAACCTTTCACTGTGCACA ATCTGTCTACAATCAGGAGAGGAATCGCTATGGAGACGTGCTGTGCCTTGATCAAACTAGAGTTCGTTTGAAACCCAGAAGAAATGAg AGATCTGACTACATCAATGCAAGCTTCATGGACGGCTACAAACAGAGGAGTGCTTACATAGGTACTCAAG GACCACTGGAAAAGACCTACAGTGATTTCTGGAGAATGGTCTGGGAACAAAACGTTCTtgttgttgtcatgacaaccaG gacagAAGAGGGTAGTCGGAGGAAGTGTGGACAGTACTGGCCTCTGGAGGAAGGGGGACAGGAGGTCTATGGCCACATGGCAGTGGTTAACCAGAGAGTCGACCACCACACCCACTACAACCACACCACCCTTGAACTACAcaacactgag ACATGTGAACAGAGACAAGTGAGTCATTTCCAGTACCTCAGCTGGCCTGACTACGGGGTCCCCACCTCAGCAGTGACTCTCATTGACTTCCTGGGAGCTGTGAAGAGACAACAAAGGAAAATGGTGAAGGCTTTGGGACTTCAGTGGACAGGACACCCAATGGGACCCCCAATGGTGGTCCACTGCAGTGCAGGGATTGGGAGAACAG GTACCTTCTGTGCCTTGGACATCTGTCTGTCCCAGCTCGCGGACGTAGGCTCACTAAACGTATGCCAGACGGTGCGGCGCATGAGAACACAGAGAGCCTTCAGCATTCAAACCCCGGACCAGTACTACTTCTGCTACAATGCCATTTTGGAGCACGCTCAAAGGCAGGGTCTCCTCCCATCCAATCAGTGA